A single genomic interval of Thermoanaerobaculia bacterium harbors:
- a CDS encoding phosphoribosylaminoimidazolesuccinocarboxamide synthase codes for MNPISSTSLPFPLVRRGKVRDVYDLGDRLLIVATDRVSAFDVVLSPGIPDKGKVLNQLSNFWFSRFPSVENHLVETDAAKFPEGASGDDLPGRAVIARKCEVIPFECVARGYLAGSGWKDYVREGAICGVRLPPGLKEASRLPEPIFTPATKAETGHDENVPLSRLADALGTERARELESRTLALYREVARRCEEKGILLADSKIEFGVRDGRLVWIDEAFTPDSSRFWPAGSYRPGSSPPSLDKQFIRDWLERTGWDKTPPAPPLPGDVVRGTRDRYLEAFRKITGKDPEYVEI; via the coding sequence GTGAATCCGATCTCCTCGACTTCGCTTCCGTTCCCGCTCGTGCGCCGGGGAAAGGTGCGCGACGTCTACGACCTCGGCGACCGCCTGCTGATCGTCGCGACGGACCGCGTCTCCGCGTTCGACGTCGTCCTGTCGCCGGGAATCCCGGACAAAGGCAAGGTCCTGAACCAGCTCTCGAACTTCTGGTTTTCCCGGTTCCCGTCCGTCGAAAACCACCTCGTCGAGACCGACGCCGCGAAGTTCCCCGAGGGAGCGTCGGGAGACGACCTGCCCGGACGCGCCGTGATCGCGCGCAAGTGCGAGGTCATTCCGTTCGAGTGCGTGGCGCGAGGGTATCTCGCGGGCTCCGGCTGGAAGGATTACGTCCGGGAAGGCGCGATCTGCGGCGTCCGCCTCCCCCCCGGCCTGAAGGAAGCGTCCCGGCTCCCCGAGCCGATCTTCACGCCGGCGACGAAGGCGGAGACCGGCCACGACGAGAACGTTCCCCTCTCCCGCCTCGCCGACGCCCTCGGGACCGAACGCGCGCGCGAGCTCGAGAGCCGCACGCTGGCGCTCTACCGGGAAGTCGCGCGGCGGTGCGAGGAGAAGGGGATCCTCCTCGCGGACTCGAAGATCGAATTCGGCGTCCGCGACGGCCGGCTGGTCTGGATCGACGAAGCGTTCACGCCCGACTCGTCCCGCTTCTGGCCCGCGGGCTCCTACCGGCCCGGCTCATCTCCACCGTCTCTCGACAAGCAGTTCATCCGCGACTGGCTGGAGCGGACCGGCTGGGACAAGACGCCTCCGGCGCCGCCCCTTCCCGGGGACGTCGTGCGCGGTACGCGCGACCGCTATCTCGAGGCGTTCCGGAAGATCACGGGAAAAGATCCCGAATACGTCGAGATCTGA